A single window of Phyllostomus discolor isolate MPI-MPIP mPhyDis1 chromosome 13, mPhyDis1.pri.v3, whole genome shotgun sequence DNA harbors:
- the LOC118497957 gene encoding bromodomain-containing protein 8-like isoform X2: MSRKKLLTLIFTKLGSCRCLRNIDLSEFNAFFSVYLQMGREWVWLDTDQDYPNDSELSNNCRSLFSSWDSSLDLDMGGWRETEEPGAEELEESSPGTESSELLMGDGGSEESQEEAEQVSHQNLLHFLSEVAYLMEPLCISSKKSSEGCCLSSDTRQEEREIEATEGEGDPEELSAKEEVQEESKEEEDQGKGYVSEMEDQPSSGECDDGCSIQEDPLVDILFSHATSSKLSDLSQSDPVQDHLLFKKTLLPVWKMIASHRFSSPFLKPVSERQAPGYKDVVKRPMDLTTLKRNLSKGRICTMAQFQRDLMLMFQNAVMYNDSDHHVYHMAVEMQREVLEQIQVLSIWLDKRRNLNSLE, from the exons ATGAGTAGAAAGAAACTGCTGACCCTTATCTTTACCAAACTTGGGAGTTGCAGATGCCTTAGGAACATCGATTTGAGTgaatttaatgcatttttttctgtgtatttacaGATGGGGCGTGAGTGGGTTTGGTTGGATACTGACCAAGACTATCCCAATGACTCTGAGTTGAGCAACAACTGCAGGTCCCTCTTCAGCTCATGGGACTCCAGTCTGGATCTTGATATGGGCGGCTGGAGGGAAACTGAGGAGCCAGGGGCTGAGGAACTAGAGGAAAGCAGCCCAGGGACAGAATCTAGTGAGCTGCTTATGGGGGATGGAGGCAGTGAGGAATCTCAGGAAGAGGCAGAACAAGTCAGCCACCAGAACCTCCTCCACTTTCTCTCTGAG GTAGCTTATTTAATGGAGCCATTGTGCATTAGCAGCAAAAAATCAAGTGAAGGCTGCTGCCTTTCATCTGATACCAGacaagaagaaagggaaattGAAGCTACTGAAGGAGAAGGGGATCCTGAAGAGCTTTCAGCTAAG GAAGAGGTTCAGGAAGAATCCAAAGAAGAGGAGGACCAGGGTAAAGGGTATGTGTCAGAGATGGAAGACCAGCCCTCCTCAGGCGAGTGTGATGATGGCTGTAGCATTCAGGAGGATCCTTTGGTGGACATCCTTTTTAGCCATGCTACTTCCTCAAAGCT GTCTGATCTAAGCCAGAGTGACCCTGTTCAGGATCACTTACTATTTAAGAAGactctcctgccagtctggaaGATGATTGCCAGTCACAG GTTCAGCAGTCCATTTCTGAAGCCTGTGTCAGAAAGGCAGGCCCCAGGATACAAGGATGTGGTGAAAAG ACCCATGGACTTAACTACCCTGAAAAGGAATCTGTCTAAGGGAAGGATTTGCACCATGGCACAGTTCCAGCGGGACCTGATGCTGATGTTTCAAAATGCTGTGATGTACAATGACTCTGATCATCATGTGTATCACATGGCTGTGGAGATGCAGCGAGAAGTCCTGGAGCAGATTCAG GTGCTGAGTATTTGGTTagacaaaagaagaaacttaAATAGTCTGGAATGA
- the LOC118497957 gene encoding bromodomain-containing protein 8-like isoform X1, whose product MSRKKLLTLIFTKLGSCRCLRNIDLSEFNAFFSVYLQMGREWVWLDTDQDYPNDSELSNNCRSLFSSWDSSLDLDMGGWRETEEPGAEELEESSPGTESSELLMGDGGSEESQEEAEQVSHQNLLHFLSEVAYLMEPLCISSKKSSEGCCLSSDTRQEEREIEATEGEGDPEELSAKVEHSVAETCVGENERPEVAPPPSDICAVQGLPTESEEEEVQEESKEEEDQGKGYVSEMEDQPSSGECDDGCSIQEDPLVDILFSHATSSKLSDLSQSDPVQDHLLFKKTLLPVWKMIASHRFSSPFLKPVSERQAPGYKDVVKRPMDLTTLKRNLSKGRICTMAQFQRDLMLMFQNAVMYNDSDHHVYHMAVEMQREVLEQIQVLSIWLDKRRNLNSLE is encoded by the exons ATGAGTAGAAAGAAACTGCTGACCCTTATCTTTACCAAACTTGGGAGTTGCAGATGCCTTAGGAACATCGATTTGAGTgaatttaatgcatttttttctgtgtatttacaGATGGGGCGTGAGTGGGTTTGGTTGGATACTGACCAAGACTATCCCAATGACTCTGAGTTGAGCAACAACTGCAGGTCCCTCTTCAGCTCATGGGACTCCAGTCTGGATCTTGATATGGGCGGCTGGAGGGAAACTGAGGAGCCAGGGGCTGAGGAACTAGAGGAAAGCAGCCCAGGGACAGAATCTAGTGAGCTGCTTATGGGGGATGGAGGCAGTGAGGAATCTCAGGAAGAGGCAGAACAAGTCAGCCACCAGAACCTCCTCCACTTTCTCTCTGAG GTAGCTTATTTAATGGAGCCATTGTGCATTAGCAGCAAAAAATCAAGTGAAGGCTGCTGCCTTTCATCTGATACCAGacaagaagaaagggaaattGAAGCTACTGAAGGAGAAGGGGATCCTGAAGAGCTTTCAGCTAAGGTAGAACACTCAGTAGCTGAGACGTGTGTGGGAGAAAATGAAAGGCCAGAGGTGGCTCCGCCTCCCTCAGATATTTGTGCAGTTCAGGGACTACCCACAGAGAGTGAAGAG GAAGAGGTTCAGGAAGAATCCAAAGAAGAGGAGGACCAGGGTAAAGGGTATGTGTCAGAGATGGAAGACCAGCCCTCCTCAGGCGAGTGTGATGATGGCTGTAGCATTCAGGAGGATCCTTTGGTGGACATCCTTTTTAGCCATGCTACTTCCTCAAAGCT GTCTGATCTAAGCCAGAGTGACCCTGTTCAGGATCACTTACTATTTAAGAAGactctcctgccagtctggaaGATGATTGCCAGTCACAG GTTCAGCAGTCCATTTCTGAAGCCTGTGTCAGAAAGGCAGGCCCCAGGATACAAGGATGTGGTGAAAAG ACCCATGGACTTAACTACCCTGAAAAGGAATCTGTCTAAGGGAAGGATTTGCACCATGGCACAGTTCCAGCGGGACCTGATGCTGATGTTTCAAAATGCTGTGATGTACAATGACTCTGATCATCATGTGTATCACATGGCTGTGGAGATGCAGCGAGAAGTCCTGGAGCAGATTCAG GTGCTGAGTATTTGGTTagacaaaagaagaaacttaAATAGTCTGGAATGA
- the LOC118497957 gene encoding bromodomain-containing protein 8-like isoform X3 produces the protein MSRKKLLTLIFTKLGSCRCLRNIDLSEFNAFFSVYLQMGREWVWLDTDQDYPNDSELSNNCRSLFSSWDSSLDLDMGGWRETEEPGAEELEESSPGTESSELLMGDGGSEESQEEAEQVSHQNLLHFLSEVAYLMEPLCISSKKSSEGCCLSSDTRQEEREIEATEGEGDPEELSAKVEHSVAETCVGENERPEVAPPPSDICAVQGLPTESEEEEVQEESKEEEDQGKGYVSEMEDQPSSGECDDGCSIQEDPLVDILFSHATSSKLSDLSQSDPVQDHLLFKKTLLPVWKMIASHRFSSPFLKPVSERQAPGYKDVVKRSVEKGSRKTHGLNYPEKESV, from the exons ATGAGTAGAAAGAAACTGCTGACCCTTATCTTTACCAAACTTGGGAGTTGCAGATGCCTTAGGAACATCGATTTGAGTgaatttaatgcatttttttctgtgtatttacaGATGGGGCGTGAGTGGGTTTGGTTGGATACTGACCAAGACTATCCCAATGACTCTGAGTTGAGCAACAACTGCAGGTCCCTCTTCAGCTCATGGGACTCCAGTCTGGATCTTGATATGGGCGGCTGGAGGGAAACTGAGGAGCCAGGGGCTGAGGAACTAGAGGAAAGCAGCCCAGGGACAGAATCTAGTGAGCTGCTTATGGGGGATGGAGGCAGTGAGGAATCTCAGGAAGAGGCAGAACAAGTCAGCCACCAGAACCTCCTCCACTTTCTCTCTGAG GTAGCTTATTTAATGGAGCCATTGTGCATTAGCAGCAAAAAATCAAGTGAAGGCTGCTGCCTTTCATCTGATACCAGacaagaagaaagggaaattGAAGCTACTGAAGGAGAAGGGGATCCTGAAGAGCTTTCAGCTAAGGTAGAACACTCAGTAGCTGAGACGTGTGTGGGAGAAAATGAAAGGCCAGAGGTGGCTCCGCCTCCCTCAGATATTTGTGCAGTTCAGGGACTACCCACAGAGAGTGAAGAG GAAGAGGTTCAGGAAGAATCCAAAGAAGAGGAGGACCAGGGTAAAGGGTATGTGTCAGAGATGGAAGACCAGCCCTCCTCAGGCGAGTGTGATGATGGCTGTAGCATTCAGGAGGATCCTTTGGTGGACATCCTTTTTAGCCATGCTACTTCCTCAAAGCT GTCTGATCTAAGCCAGAGTGACCCTGTTCAGGATCACTTACTATTTAAGAAGactctcctgccagtctggaaGATGATTGCCAGTCACAG GTTCAGCAGTCCATTTCTGAAGCCTGTGTCAGAAAGGCAGGCCCCAGGATACAAGGATGTGGTGAAAAGGTCAGTGGAAAAGGGGTCAAGAAAG ACCCATGGACTTAACTACCCTGAAAAGGAATCTGTCTAA